In the genome of Pseudobacteroides sp., the window GTACAATACCACATTAGTATAATTGTGGAAATTATAGCTGGAAATTTTAATAAAATTTTAACTGATTTGTGGGGGTGAAAAAGAAAATTTAACTCTCAAAAGTCAGATAAATAAAGCCCTCGGAGTTTCCGAGAGCATACCAATTAAATGCAGGAGGTGAAACCTATACAAAAGTAGTTTTAAAGCAATAGTTGATATTTGATGCTGTAAAGAAAGTGTATGTTTCAAGGAGAAGTTTTTTAATGAATAAGAAAGCGATTATTCTCGGTATAGTATTCCTATTGCTGACTTTTACCTGTTTAGGAATAAATAGAGCTTTTAAAACTAATGGAAATGATAAAATAAAGCCATCTATAAGCACTAATATTTTTGATAAGAAAAAGTCCAGTTATGACTTACCTGGCTATGAACCGTCTCAAATAAAAAAGGCGTATGGAATAAACAAAATCAGTGCAACAGGTAAAGGACAAAAAATTGGCATTATTGTTGCTTATGGGAACCCAACTATAGAAAAGGACCTTAGGGTATTTAATGATAGATTCAATCTAAAGTCAGGTGAGCTGCAAGTTTTTTATCCAGATGGAAAACCTGCAAAAACCGATGATAATTGGGTCCTTGAGACTTCCATGGATGTAGAGTGGACACATGCACTTGCTCCTAATGCCACCATATTGCTAGTTGTGGCAAAATCAGAGTCGAAAGATGATCTTGCGAGTGCCGTAAACCATTCAGTTAAACAAGGTGCCCATATAGTTACCATGAGCTGGGGATGCAGCGAATTTTCTGATATGTATAAATATGATAGATGTTTCAAAGATCAGGAAACGGTTTATGTTGCATCTGCAGGAAATAATGGTGCCGATGTACAATGGCCTGCGGTATCGAAAAATGTTTTAGCTGTGGGGGGAACCACTTTTTCATTGACTGCCCGCGGAAATTTAATAGAAGATGAAATTGCTTGGTCCGGTTCCGGCGGTGGGATAAGCAGCTTTGTGGGCCAGCCCGAATATCAGAAAAAGTATGGCATCAAATCATACAATTACAGAGCTGTTCCAGATGTATCATTTTTTGCTGACCCGGGCAAAGGGATATCTATCTACTCAAGTAAAACCGGATGGACCACTTCATGCGGTACAAGCTTCGGAACCCAAGCTTGGGGTGCTTTTATTGCCCTTGTTAATCAAAATAGAAAAAAACCGATATCAAAGCTGCAGGAAAAATTATATCAATTGGCTGATAGAAAAAAATATACCAAATACTTTAGAGATATTACTTTCGGTTCCAACGGTTTAGATGCTTTTAACAATGCAGATAGTCACTACGACTTTGTAACCGGTTTGGGAAGCCCTATAGCAGACAAGCTTTATTACAACTTAATAGATTGAATAATTGCAAACCTTGCAT includes:
- a CDS encoding S53 family peptidase, which encodes MNKKAIILGIVFLLLTFTCLGINRAFKTNGNDKIKPSISTNIFDKKKSSYDLPGYEPSQIKKAYGINKISATGKGQKIGIIVAYGNPTIEKDLRVFNDRFNLKSGELQVFYPDGKPAKTDDNWVLETSMDVEWTHALAPNATILLVVAKSESKDDLASAVNHSVKQGAHIVTMSWGCSEFSDMYKYDRCFKDQETVYVASAGNNGADVQWPAVSKNVLAVGGTTFSLTARGNLIEDEIAWSGSGGGISSFVGQPEYQKKYGIKSYNYRAVPDVSFFADPGKGISIYSSKTGWTTSCGTSFGTQAWGAFIALVNQNRKKPISKLQEKLYQLADRKKYTKYFRDITFGSNGLDAFNNADSHYDFVTGLGSPIADKLYYNLID